A single region of the Leishmania panamensis strain MHOM/PA/94/PSC-1 chromosome 21 sequence genome encodes:
- a CDS encoding hypothetical protein (TriTrypDB/GeneDB-style sysID: LpmP.21.0900): MLSTNASRSCSGASSLQHVTAPAGMTSSPYQHHQSTCRSSIPDGNTSPIYPPLIPEREVALRAKGRQLLDEHRREVAEHGLPYTAEEVTILQERGRELLRSAREAAAANGGHHVPAPMLSTAVRIATETARLSTLHIGTPNEGVEGGSRGAMPSASAPVQLPHTSAGIPYPPTAQREAAVEGEAPSALGKSVSMDGTAVPSSSVPSQLQDLLTEVQRLQCVVSEQQAQLHAQQSSACVTGEERLTKSQVDTLRQALIQQFNEHMAQCEQANQAYWTQATSQHQHEVSVLQQECAAYKHRVAKAEAAAQAQQLQRDAEDEANASAATALRLDMNRLEVELRLARQQRAESEVSRDVAEAEAAALGETVKVQRGRLIELEEQLSYAKAQLQAARAEAEDIVHTSKSDLNTARLEIVHLQAELEAANAELLRANAELQAARETAGAAPPAPGDANPFADTEDPFGGPLCAAAPAADDGRLDAALQRIAELEAANAELLRANAELQAARETATTAQKASEGDLEAVRQCVTDLEDALAGAEGKLERLQEDVVEKSRLIQAFRAGEAALGSLRVDTMHSSSDSGWILPKYSEGAHNGLEEAVSGNWLETVRALRTHVADLTHELEEMRRQQQGALVSTMVPGMEALGRQYAEVEHRLALAEEEKSALEDEVQRLRGQALAVSSGWNPEDDGKGARSAEQTSRLLDSTARPAAMSTASASFVNPFYSSSDNDEVAEGTPFSAVPLPPASTSMTLLRSLVYPSVSTAFTAKESVARATLGGIQQPVLVAEMSAAAEAEMGVERDESSGNTPHPLAPFHMGSGDQAAPGDTLGLDPGPHEDGGAERIFGVGAEDVEGRRGASPCTLLLATDEESETHGAASAGRDEDVDFNDAHRFSRDILDGDEEDDNTDECDASVITRVAAPGVRQAFHNVDMEGKVDDSGAAMQRLGREYADAQHRLYRSEDARQGLEAEVVELRGIVVELQAELARQPRQTSVAARTDGGVGDEAETRTITTSLASSVPTAVRERLNMQGSRDKSASSSTTSSSRSGGDAAESGSLGSAYLSDHDVSVTTAAAPTHENDPGRFQSPFATAASEDTVALYARIAELEDQLKEADAQHEEELQALAEAAADRIAAMEQQYAADFEVAHKAAATAEEERQGEQETAASLMARVTQLTEALAEAQATHATESQALRGKDEDLLRQRPRNQEDSFEVVARQLDQRHQDNLRALASSGETGGDGATGKEGVAESSLLPQEKAQYWEAQHAALLKRFDQLQYEYNSFAQDISALQCRLCEQEAMRQEQSKAVRDAAAQQLTTLHRRLEEMNTVVNAAQADAQAHSDKLRDVTARHSETEAAFHAEVNNLRSQVQSARDELACANHLNEELSELLQQGASSVETALRERDAQSAMLERQVQQLKLQLAAAGDRFADQEAALQEKRANEDALQQRLVELEEEKRVVKTQLLEAQRSAEEHERVAMNAADRAARDAEQVRVAAQQAMTQQHAAHTQEVAALHCELDELRNELEVAQTVAATVPLEAQRQQRDLSTVRDRLAEALRCQQDLQEQLKRSHGEVERQRLLLMYGGSGNRPNGGDAGAFEGSALQGGGTAADARLNALLHRSEELEEKLREATAQRDGLQQERDRFSMQVKSAARVAEVKEQATRRLEAELRSARLQLTTIRDDLAQRVQSNHVLQLEMEHLQERLAVMTQAYEELQGRYTVIMSQSVNQEHANALLMAKAVTIPRALQEYLEEVFSAYRTVLQAASRDRRYIFDRCDLIEKAASEAMAEAEAQSHAYEAAIADAQEEQQQMKEIIESLQQTSQKAEEAKNAAVADAAAARDELEAAQRQAREDIFNAQRDLQVVELQHADTLHSLSLLQDEVANTTSLIKIQKSKYEQREEELMKEVTLLQAEVETRKSTARQLQQAKDESHTELQDMVDRAVQARDRAVHEAQALQAQLARVLPRLAQLEDEQAQRTADLMDTAQELSALHKKTTSTESVSRKHIEELNETLQELLEAHAALQRTHTSTEATAERLKSKLANVTEELERTAAKATQQAEELATVKARLHDVELHTSRVIEDDQTRLRDNERHLQGLGQRNTALQQECTTLQESLQSLRIEHENTVDALHRKSEAIAAQEKHVNHQLRLLRDRIETLEAERTELMSSEQSVTASRDACQREILSLEHQVEHLQHHLRASNGHNERLNQEIVQLKTDHAAEADRLREAITDAQKDVTKCRQLLAKAEVHQMEQDSTYHSLSTEVRVVREELKAARAQAERATQQCQKAKTEQEETVTLLQSQIAQLCEELCDKQERLRMLENTSAHQQDTLNRLRQGIAEAEETLKQARQELLNQQEAAAAAKEHHRRDRYELQMKLNDAEDAVAEMKRSQEQYRQRMTSKVELYEVAEEALRGEVTDLRADVARLEEALTATTHGKAAAETHQSRQAQSIKAAESELNSLRTQAAHDIAEITTLKLQLQQRTAELERCRREAAAQLAGERLRWETEHATACDALEEALRQEQRGIKDAREARERALASLECKQKDLVVMEGECRALRAQARQLQRHLDTAQYQLTSLEGMAKDTAADLGMTPEDLVSGEGGTLVDVAAHPHETSVDSTESGARAAVATAAASGAAVQSVMDELQRRLSIFTFAANTLDSEDEQLVDLRKALVQQEDAVQLLVEVCAGGSMSAASGATPLRAGMAGASDVTPGLNTTPTPRGPRAAASSGANISGAGASAVPPRAALTAAQQVCVQHIGQASSTYAHRVEDHLRTAQEMLRSVMMAIGSHEIASPLASRPTTVALSSRHKLQVAATAAELHRLTATLTRAVERTLDFVVQGSSDPATAEHSSTHSFSGGILQEELQELRCLFSEAEQYVLLPFNELLCVADSAGMRAAAATAAGEEKGIGGELAPKPSLYTKRPPLVKLPGPRTALVATAPAPLRPSSFTTRASGAGCTQEMTITALSPIARDEGASAWL; encoded by the coding sequence ATGTTGTCGACGAACGCGTCACGCTCGTGTAGTGGCGCATCGTCGCTGCAACACGTTACCGCTCCGGCTGGGATGACGAGCTCACCGTATCAGCACCACCAAAGCACCTGCCGTAGCAGCATCCCTGACGGGAACACGTCGCCGATATATCCACCTCTCATCCCAGAGCGAGAGGTGGCACTGCGAGCGAAGGGTCGACAGCTGCTCGACGAGCACCGACGTGAGGTAGCCGAGCACGGCTTGCCCTACaccgcagaggaggtgaCCATCCTGCaagagcgaggaagagagctgCTGCGATCTGCACgggaggctgctgctgcgaacGGAGGGCATCATGTACCGGCGCCGATGCTGAGCACTGCGGTACGCATTGCCACAGAGACGGCGCGCCTTTCCACATTGCATATTGGCACCCCCAACGAGGGTGTCGAAGGTGGCAGCCGCGGTGCCATGCCATCTGCTTCAGCACCTGTGCAGCTTCCACACACGAGCGCAGGCATTCCGTATCCGCCGACTGCCCAACGGGAAGCAGCtgtagagggagaggcgccGTCAGCGCTTGGCAAGTCAGTTTCGATGGATGGGACAGCAGTACCGTCATCTTCTGTGCcctcgcagctgcaggacctCCTcacagaggtgcagcgccttcagTGCGTCGTCTCGGAGCAGCAAGCACAGCTtcacgcgcagcagtcgtCTGCGTGCGTAACAGGAGAGGAGCGGCTCACCAAGAGTCAGGTGGATACTTTGAGGCAAGCGTTAATTCAACAGTTTAACGAGCACATGGCTCAATGTGAGCAGGCGAATCAGGCATATTGGACGCAGGCCACCAGCCAGCATCAGCACGAGGTCTCCGTCTTGCAGCAGGAGTGCGCAGCGTACAAGCACCGTGTTGCGAAGGCCGAGGCTGCTGCACaagctcagcagctgcaacggGATGCGGAGGATGAAGCGAATGCCAGTGCTGCTACTGCCCTTCGACTCGATATGAACCGCCTCGAAGTGGAACTGCGGCTTGCACGCCAGCAAAGGGCTGAGTCAGAGGTTTCCAGAGACGTTGCAGAGGCTGAGGCTGCCGCTCTCGGCGAAACTGTGAAAGTTCAGCGTGGCAGGCTGATCGAACTCGAGGAGCAGCTTTCTTACGCAAAAGCACAGCTTCAGGCTGCCCGAGCGGAGGCTGAGGATATCGTCCACACCAGCAAGAGCGATTTGAATACGGCTCGCCTCGAGATTGTGCACCTTCAGGCAGAGCTGGAGGCTGCAAATGCGGAGCTGCTCCGTGCCAACGCTGAGCTGCAGGCTGCCCGTGAGACtgcgggtgctgcgccgcccgcgCCCGGGGACGCAAACCCGTTTGCTGACACCGAGGACCCGTTCGGTGGTCCActgtgcgccgctgcaccggctGCGGACGATGGCAGGCTGGATGCTGCCCTCCAGCGGAtcgcggagctggaggcTGCAAATGCGGAGCTGCTCCGCGCCAACGCTGAGCTGCAGGCTGCCCGTGAGACTGCTACTACAGCTCAGAAAGCTAGCGAGGGCGATCTGGAAGCAGTGCGCCAGTGTGTGACTGACCTTGAGGATGCACTTGCCGGTGCTGAGGGGAAACTTGAGCGACTGCAGGAGGATGTGGTGGAGAAGTCGCGTCTTATTCAAGCTTTTCGGGCTGGGGAGGCCGCTTTAGGCTCCTTACGAGTGGATACAATGCACAGCAGTAGCGACAGCGGGTGGATTCTTCCTAAGTATTCGGAGGGTGCGCACAACGGATTGGAGGAGGCTGTGAGCGGCAACTGGTTGGAGACCGTGCGCGCCCTACGTACGCACGTGGCGGACCTGACGCATGAGCTGGAAGAGATgaggcgtcagcagcagggggCGTTGGTGTCTACCATGGTGCCTGGGATGGAAGCGCTGGGTCGGCAATATGCTGAGGTTGAGCATCGGCTTGCTCttgccgaggaggagaaatcAGCGCTAGAGGACGAAGTGCAGCGACTGCGCGGCCAGGCGCTGGCTGTGTCGAGTGGATGGAATCCGGAGGACGACGGGAAGGGGGCAAGGAGCGCTGAACAGACGTCGCGTCTCCTTGACAGTACTGCTCGCCCGGCAGCTATGTCGACCGCCTCGGCGAGTTTCGTGAATCCTTTCTACTCGTCCTCCGACAACGACGAGGTGGCAGAAGGGACGCCGTTCTCGGCTGTACCACTGCCTCCCGCGAGCACATCGATGACACTTCTGCGTTCGTTGGTGTACCCCAGCGTCAGCACAGCCTTCACCGCAAAGGAGAGCGTGGCAAGGGCCACCCTTGGTGGCATTCAGCAACCCGTCCTAGTCGCCGAGatgtcggcagcggcggaggcggagatggGGGTGGAACGTGATGAGAGCAGCGGTAACACTCCGCACCCTCTGGCGCCCTTTCACATGGGTAGCGGTGACCAGGCTGCACCGGGAGACACGTTGGGCCTGGACCCCGGCCCTCAcgaagacggcggcgccgagcGTATCTTTGGCGTTGGGGCAGAGGATGTAGAGGGTCGGCGAGGTGCATCGCCTTGCACCCTGTTGCTCGCCACCGACGAGGAGTCTGAAACACATGGGGCTGCGTCAGCTGGCAGGGATGAGGATGTTGACTTCAACGACGCTCACCGCTTCTCACGCGACATCCTCGAcggtgacgaggaggacgacaacACGGATGAGTGTGACGCTTCGGTTATCACACGCGTTGCAGCTCCGGGTGTGCGGCAGGCATTCCACAATGTCGACATGGAAGGCAAGGTGGATGACAGTGGCGCCGCGATGCAGAGGCTGGGCCGGGAGTACGCtgatgcgcagcaccgtctATACCGCTCTGAGGATGCTCGGCAGGGCCttgaggcagaggtggtggaacTGCGGGGGAtcgtggtggagctgcaggcAGAGCTGGCTCGCCAGCCCCGGCAAACGTCGGTTGCGGCACGCACGGacggcggcgttggcgaCGAAGCAGAGACGCGCACTATTACAACCTCCTTAGCCTCTTCGGTGCCAACGGCAGTGCGGGAGCGACTCAACATGCAAGGAAGTCGCGACAAGAGCGCGTCTTCGTCCACGACTTCCTCATCACGCTCTggtggcgatgctgcagagAGCGGCAGTCTCGGCTCTGCTTACCTCAGTGATCACGACGTGTCCgtgacaacagcagcagcgccaactcACGAAAATGATCCCGGTAGGTTTCAGTCCCCCTTTGCAACCGCCGCGTCAGAGGACACCGTTGCTCTGTACGCGCGCAtcgcggagctggaggatcAGCTGAAGGAAGCAGATGCTCAGCACGAGGAAGAGCTACAGGCTCTCGCCGAGGCCGCGGCTGACCGCATTGCAGCAATGGAGCAGCAGTACGCTGCCGACTTCGAGGTGGCTCACAAagctgcggcaacggcagaggaggagcgtcAGGGCGAGCAGGAGACCGCCGCGTCACTGATGGCGCGAGTGACGCAGCTCACAGAAGCCCTAGCAGAAGCCCAGGCTACTCATGCAACGGAGTCGCAGGCTTTGCGAGGGAAGGATGAGGACTTGTTGAGGCAGCGTCCCCGCAACCAGGAGGACTCCTTCGAGGTAGTTGCCCGCCAGCTGGATCAGCGGCATCAGGATAATCTGCGcgctctcgcctcttctGGGGAGAcaggcggtgatggtgccaCTGGCAAGGAAGGAGTGGCGGAGTCGTCGCTGTTGCCACAGGAAAAAGCGCAGTACTGGGAGGCTCAACATGCTGCGCTCCTTAAGCGCTTTGATCAACTGCAGTACGAGTACAACTCATTCGCGCAGGACATCAGTgcactgcagtgccgcctctGCGAACAGGAGGCAATGCGGCAGGAGCAGAGCAAGGCGGTGCGTGACGCAGCCGCTCAGCAGCTCACCACGCTTCACCGGCGCCTAGAAGAGATGAACACAGTTGTCAATGCAGCGCAGGCCGACGCGCAGGCTCACTCCGATAAACTCCGCGACGTCACGGCTCGTCACTCCGAGACGGAAGCTGCGTTTCACGCTGAGGTGAATAACTTGCGTTCACAAGTGCAGTCTGCACGTGATGAACTTGCGTGCGCTAACCACCTCAACGAAGAGCTATCggaactgctgcagcagggggcCTCCAGCGTcgagacggcgctgcgggagCGTGACGCGCAGAGCGCTATGTTGGAGCgacaggtgcagcagctgaagctgCAGCTTGCCGCGGCAGGCGACCGATTTGCGGACCAGGAGGCAGCGCTACAGGAGAAGCGGGCCAATGAggatgcactgcagcagcgtctggtcgaactggaggaggagaagcgtgtTGTAAAAACTCAGCTGCTAGAGGCCCAGCGCAGTGCCGAGGAGCACGAGCGGGTGGCGATGAACGCGGCAGACAGAGCTGCCCGAGACGCCGAACAAgtgcgcgtcgctgcgcagcaggccATGAcccagcagcacgcagctCACACGCAGGAGGTTGCCGCCCTGCACTGCGAGCTGGACGAGCTACGTAACGAGCTTGAGGTAGCACAGACTGTTGCGGCGACAGTGccgctggaggcgcagcgacagcagcgcgaccTCAGCACGGTGCGTGACCGCTtggccgaggcgctgcgctgtCAACAGGATCTccaggagcagctgaagagAAGTCAcggggaggtggagcggcagcggttgcTTCTCATGtatggcggcagcggcaaccgGCCCAATGGAGGCGATGCCGGTGCATTCGAGGGCAGCGCACTACAaggcggtggcaccgccgcagaTGCGCGCCTGAacgctctcctccaccgaAGCGAGGAGCTCGAGGAGAAGCTGCGTGAAGCCACGGCACAGCGGGATGGGTtgcagcaggagagggaTCGCTTCTCGATGCAGGTGAAGAGTGCTGCGCgcgtggcggaggtgaaggagcagGCAACGCGGCGGCTGGAGGCAGAACTACGCAGCGCACGTTTGCAACTCACCACCATCCGAGACGATCTTGCCCAGCGTGTGCAGTCGAACCATGTGCTGCAGTTGGAGATGGAGCACCTGCAGGAGCGCCTCGCGGTTATGACGCAGGCTtatgaggagctgcagggcCGTTACACAGTGATCATGTCCCAGTCCGTCAATCAGGAGCACGCCAACGCGCTGCTAATGGCCAAGGCTGTGACAATcccgcgcgcgctgcaggagtACTTGGAGGAGGTGTTCTCCGCGTACCGCACGGTGTTGCAAGCGGCAAGCAGGGACCGTCGCTACATCTTCGACCGCTGTGACCTCATCGAGAAGGCCGCCAGTGAGGCcatggcagaggcggaggcgcagagCCACGCCTACGAAGCCGCTATCGCCGAcgcgcaggaggagcagcagcagatgaaGGAGATCATCGAAAGTCTCCAGCAGACCTCgcagaaggcggaggaggcgaagaacgccgccgtggcggacgctgctgctgcacgagacGAGCTGGAGGCAGCCCAGCGTCAAGCCCGTGAGGACATCTTCAACGCGCAGCGTGACCTTCAGGTGgtcgagctgcagcacgccgacacgctgcactcgctttctcttctccaggACGAGGTGGCAAACACAACTTCCCTCATCAAGATCCAGAAGAGCAAGTAcgagcagcgagaggaggagctgatgaaGGAGGTGACACTCCTGCAGGCAGAGGTTGAGACGCGCAAGTCCAcggcgaggcagctgcagcaagcCAAGGACGAGAGTCacacggagctgcaggacatGGTCGATAGGGCGGTACAGGCGCGGGATCGAGCGGTGCACGAGGCGCAAGCGCTGcaagcgcagctggcgcgtgtgctgccACGACTAGCGCAGCTCGAGGacgagcaggcgcagcgcacggccGACCTCATGGACACGGCGCAGGAGCTGTCTGCACTCCACAAGAAGACAACCTCCACCGAGAGTGTGTCGCGCAAGCACATCGAGGAGCTTAACGAAACTCTTCAAGAGCTCCTCGAGGctcacgcagcgctgcagcgcacccacacctctACCGAGGCCACGGCAGAGAGACTCAAATCTAAGCTTGCCAATGTGACCGAGGAGCTAGAGCGCACGGCTGCAAAGGCTACCCAGCAGGCGGAAGAGCTGGCGACTGTGAAGGCGCGCCTGCACGACGTGGAGCTGCACACAAGCCGCGTGATAGAAGACGACCAGACGCGGCTGAGAGACAACGAGCGTCATTTGCAGGGACTGGGGCAGCGCAacacagcgctgcagcaggagtgCACGACACTGCAGGAGTCCCTGCAGTCCCTCCGCATTGAGCATGAAAACACTGTTGATGCCCTGCATCGCAAGTCGGAGGCGATTGCGGCACAGGAGAAGCATGTGAATCACCAGCTCCGACTTTTACGTGACCGCATTGAGACGCTAGAAGCGGAGAGGACGGAGCTGATGTCATCGGAGCAGTCGGTCACGGCTTCCCGTGACGCGTGCCAGAGGGAGATACTTTCCCTCGAGCATCAGGTGGAGcatctgcagcaccacctgcgcGCCTCCAATGGACACAACGAGCGACTGAACCAGGAGATAGTCCAGCTCAAGACGGACCatgcggcggaggcggaccGGCTGCGGGAGGCCATCACAGACGCGCAGAAGGATGTTACCAAGTGTCGCCAGCTCCTCGCCAAGGCGGAGGTGCACCAGATGGAGCAGGATAGCACCTACCACAGCCTCTCTACGGAGGTACGCGTCGTCCGCGAAGAGCTCAAAGCCGCACGTGCGCAGGCGGAGAGGGCCACGCAACAGTGCCAAAAGGCGAAGACTgagcaggaggagacggTGACGCTGTTGCAGTCTCAGATCGCGCAGCTCTGCGAAGAGCTTTGTGATaagcaggagcggctgcggaTGCTAGAGAACACGTCTGCGCATCAGCAAGATACTCTCAACAGGCTGCGGCAGGGCAttgcggaggcggaggagaccCTCAAGCAAGCGCGTCAGGAGCTGCTCAATCAGcaagaggctgctgctgcggcgaaggAGCATCACCGTCGCGACCGGTATGAGCTGCAGATGAAGCTGAATGACGCTGAAGACGCAGTGGCGGAGATGAAGCGCAGCCAGGAGCAGTATCGTCAGCGCATGACGAGCAAGGTGGAGCTGTACGaagtggcggaggaggcactgcggGGCGAAGTGACTGACTTGCGTGCCGACGTCGCTCGgttggaggaggcgctgaccGCGACGACGCACGgcaaggcagccgcagagaCGCACCAGTCACGGCAGGCGCAGTCCATCAAGGCCGCCGAGTCAGAGTTGAAttcgctgcgcacgcaggcggcgcacgaCATTGCAGAGATTACGACTCTTaagttgcagctgcagcagcgcacagccGAGTTGGAGCGGTGCCGGCGCGAGGCTGCGGCTCAGCTGGCAGGCGAGAGGCTTCGCTGGGAGACGGAACACGCGACAGCCTGCGACGCTCTGGAGGAGGCTCTGCGGCAAGAACAGCGGGGCATCAAGGATGCGCGTGAAGCACGCGAGCGCGCCTTGGCATCACTAGAGTGCAAGCAGAAGGATCTCGTAGTGATGGAGGGTGAGTGTCGTGCGTTGCGCGCACAGGCtcgtcagctgcagcgtcacctcGACACAGCGCAGTACCAGCTCACCTCGCTGGAGGGGATGGCCAAGGACACGGCTGCCGATCTGGGCATGACCCCAGAGGACCTGGTCAGCGGCGAGGGGGGCACCCTGGTGGATGTGGCGGCGCACCCGCACGAAACTTCTGTCGACTCAACCGAGAGTGGCGCAAGGGCCGCTGTagccactgccgcggcttccggtgctgcggtgcagtCTGTCATGGACGAACTGCAGCGTCGGCTTAGCATCTTCACGTTTGCGGCTAACACCCTCGACTCGGAGGATGAGCAACTGGTTGACCTGCGaaaggcgctggtgcagcaggaggacGCGGTGCAGCTCTTGGTAGAGGTTTGTGCTGGAGGGAGCATGAGTGCGGCGAGCGGTGCCACCCCTCTGCGGGCAGGCATGGCAGGAGCCAGTGACGTCACGCCTGGCTTGAACACTACTCCCACCCCACGCGGTCCAAGGGCAGCCGCCTCGTCTGGTGCCAACATTAGCGGAGCGGGCGCTTCGGCTGTGCCGCCTCGTGCCGCGCTcacggcggcacagcaagtgtgtgtgcagcaTATTGGTCAAGCCAGTTCGACTTATGCGCACCGCGTCGAGGACCATCTGCGTACGGCgcaggagatgctgcgcTCTGTGATGATGGCTATTGGCTCGCACGAGATAGCGTCGCCGCTAGCCAGTCGCCCTACCACGGTGGCGTTGTCGTCTAGGCATAAGCTGCaggtggcagcgacggcggccgaGCTACATCGCCTCACTGCTACCCTCACCCGGGCGGTTGAGCGGACGCTGGATTTCGTAGTGCAGGGTTCCAGTGACCCAGCTACAGCAGAGCATTCGTCGACGCATTCGTTCAGTGGCGGCATCCTCCAagaagagctgcaggagctgcgatGCCTCTTCTCCGAGGCGGAGCAGTACGTCTTGCTACCATTCAACGAGCTTCTCTGCGTCGCTGATTCGGCTGGAATGAgggccgccgcagccacgGCGGCAGGTGAGGAGAAAGGGATAGGCGGGGAGCTGGCACCGAAACCCTCCTTGTATACGAAGCGGCCGCCGCTAGTGAAGCTTCCAGGCCCCCGTACCGCATTGGTTGCTACCGCGCCCGCGCCACTGCGACCATCGTCGTTCACGACTCGCGCCTCCGGTGCGGGCTGCACGCAGGAAATGACGATCACCGCACTTTCGCCAATTGCCCGTGACGAGGGGGCGAGTGCGTGGCTCTGA